Proteins encoded within one genomic window of Solenopsis invicta isolate M01_SB chromosome 10, UNIL_Sinv_3.0, whole genome shotgun sequence:
- the LOC105198079 gene encoding fibrillin-1, whose protein sequence is MARYVDLAASFIILLLMVHLEQLVLHKRALLVEGRMEAQFEKCCGLGTSWAQEGLRCEKFIGPVTGVPAVQQGLCLEAVDICCVRAYHELQCEKGKADARQGLACVTSTTSQRSSKTLGRGDYHRDCCEGCKLGILAGSMAQGCSFKSFSFGIPWDPAFLECCREASPSSTTDLTSELSSESSTETDLDFSSSSSPTSSYSPSSSMSPSPSSPSSPSSPSSPSSPSSPSSPSSSSPSSSTSYSSTSSDDPSSTLSDSTPYSIPTPEVDDICQLMKGILCSDICVPTPGSYRCECREGFTLLEDGKTCKQLTDRCRPTHPCEHRCTDNGVAIICSCNPGYDLAKDARSCILRSPKKMPDKKDEDNESSPLCPLGYRYNATSQVCDDVDECLERNACPGGGCQNTIGSYICIREKSAKNAPYEACPPGYEWQPETDECADIDECVVLSAACTADKPFCVNTQGSYTCLEMTGVKSCPAGFKFDKSLQQCKDVDECAEAIHSCLADVEQCRNTEGAYECDMKCGKGFTYSIGLGVCVDIDECIESSNPCPDPSTICVNTQGAYECTKTNRENPFSHLPINKDPFNQKNVQSSSPMTCSAGYKPSNNSGITRCIDVDECNEQLHSCELDERCINEIGSYRCVPMENNKSSFTTEEINDDQRDDQFNRGYKLEGTSISSVANEVEDCDDGYVFDVKSSRCIDVDECAKRIATCNLGERCVNTEGSYRCSPTCPPGFRLRNNSRIANEAKEFCEDINECLLGLHTCNNLTHYCINTNGSYVCGTRTTTINAIETTTSSATTRRLYVGSRYNRVQSADRYWSTEPCRLGYKRDASTGYCVDIDECAVGPGCRDHERCMNTPGGYDCSPLCSTGWYFSTTIKGCQDVDECSLGRHDCPQTTHRCVNTNGSFVCELITPCSRGYKRAFNGTCLDIDECSENLHNCRLNLHQYCVNKEGGFECLTRLPSCPSGYKYSLSTRRCEDIDECLTGQYSCNTTFSERCVNLPGTYRCERPSPPRPRQRPACPSGYRYHPNLRRCTDIDECTEGLDMCGDNELCYNQPGGYSCAKSPVPITRKPSTTAMPVPINQKCIRGTRFVRNRGCVDVNECRELEDACSSNEECVNTVGSYTCTCKTGFRRDNLTQACVDINECQLQENDCLPTQRCDNTIGSYTCTRFLPCGTGYTLNAATEICEDDDECILGSHDCGAGYQCRNTLGSYRCDRVPRIPTPQSRTSPMTTPMRIATTTTTTSLTSAGLSSNCPRGFESGSSGKCVDIDECQRTPNPCARSMQMCINTLGSYRCASRVICGPGYTLDPISGQYCIDVDECREGTHECGKGQTCENRQGGYHCVCPSGHAVGPNNDCVDIDECSIYGSSNICGMNSRCENTVGSYKCICSDGFENAAGGTGPCQDVDECQQTPGLCQHVCLNVWGSYRCGCEAGFRLNADNRSCSDIDECTEFKDNHLCIGICENTPGSYACKCPEGYRLGVDGRTCQDIDECAAGQVCRQADEMCQNTRGSFRCNRINCPSGYHRDPMKKNRCVRSSRYCRVEDLACLRSPSHYSYNFITFVSLLPIPSSGQLELFTMRGSHQSDSTIQFTMALVDVRAPPGIARATESCFALKRPMPSQAVLVLTRPIAGPQEIELDLSMEIYHDAMFVGSAVAKIFIFVSQYEF, encoded by the exons ATGGCACGTTACGTCGATCTCGCTGCGTCCTTTATTATCCTTCTCCTGATGGTCCACCTGGAGCAGCTGGTCCTGCACAAACGAG CACTCCTTGTCGAGGGAAGAATGGAGGCTCAGTTCGAGAAATGCTGTGGCCTTGGCACCTCTTGGGCTCAGGAGGGTCTTAGGTGCGAGAAATTCATTGGGCCCGTGACCGGCGTGCCGGCGGTGCAGCAGGGTCTTTGCTTGGAGGCTGTGGACATTTGCTGCGTTCGAGCTTATCACGAGTTGCAATGTGAAAAGGGAAAAGCCGATGCTCGTCAAGGTCTGGCCTGCGTGACGAGCACGACGTCGCAAAGATCGTCGAAGACCCTCGGCCGCGGCGATTACCATCGCGACTGTTGCGAAGGCTGTAAACTAG GTATTCTTGCGGGATCTATGGCTCAAGGATGTTCCTTCAAAAGCTTCTCTTTCGGGATTCCTTGGGATCCCGCGTTCTTGGAATGCTGTCGCGAAGCATCGCCAAGCTCCACGACTGATCTTACAAGTGAATTGTCAAGCGAGAGCTCAACCGAAACCGATCTAGATTTCTCATCATCTTCCTCGCCAACGTCCTCATACTCACCGTCATCATCAATGTCGCCTTCTCCGTCATCGCCGTCATCGCCATCGtcaccgtcgtcgccgtcgtcgccgtcgtcgccgtcgtcgccgtcgtcgtcatcgccttCTTCATCAACATCCTATTCATCTACGTCATCGGATGATCCATCCTCTACATTGTCGGATTCCACGCCGTATTCGATACCAACTCCAG AGGTGGATGATATCTGTCAACTCATGAAAGGCATACTCTGCTCTGACATTTGCGTACCGACGCCGGGCTCGTATCGCTGCGAATGCCGCGAAGGCTTCACTTTGTTGGAGGACGGAAAGACTTGCAAGCAACTGACCGACAG ATGCAGACCAACTCACCCTTGCGAGCATCGGTGCACCGATAACGGGGTGGCAATTATATGTAGCTGTAACCCAGGATACGATTTGGCCAAGGATGCACGTTCGTGCATCTTGAGGTCACCGAAAAAAATGCCAGATAAAAAAGATGAGGATAACGAATCGTCGCCGTTGTGTCCGTTGGGCTATCGTTATAACGCTACCAGTCAGGTGTGCGATG ACGTGGACGAATGTCTGGAGCGCAACGCGTGTCCCGGCGGAGGATGTCAGAACACCATCGGCTCGTACATTTGCATTAGGGAGAAGTCCGCGAAGAATGCACCCTACGAAGCTTGCCCTCCGGGCTACGAATGGCAGCCAGAAACGGATGAATGCGCAG ATATCGATGAATGCGTCGTCTTGTCTGCTGCCTGTACCGCCGATAAACCGTTCTGCGTGAACACGCAGGGTAGTTACACGTGTCTCGAAATGACCGGGGTGAAATCCTGCCCCGCGGGATTCAAGTTCGACAAATCGTTGCAGCAGTGCAAAG ACGTGGACGAGTGCGCGGAGGCTATTCACAGCTGCCTAGCAGATGTCGAGCAATGTCGAAACACCGAGGGTGCTTACGAGTGCGACATGAAATGCGGGAAAGGATTCACGTATAGTATCGGTCTGGGAGTCTGTGTCG ACATAGATGAGTGCATTGAGTCGAGCAATCCTTGTCCCGATCCAAGCACGATATGCGTTAACACGCAGGGTGCGTACGAGTGTACAAAGACAAATAGAGAGAATCCTTTTTCACATCTTCCAATAAATAAGGATCCATTTAACCAAAAGAATGTACAATCGAGTTCACCGATGACTTGTTCCGCGGGATACAAACCTTCTAACAATTCCGGAATAACGAGGTGCATCGATGTCGACGAATGCAACGAACAATTGCATTCCTGCGAGCTCGACGAACGTTGCATTAACGAAATCGGTAGTTACAG atgcgTGCCGATGGAAAACAATAAGAGTTCATTTACTACGGAGGAGATCAATGATGATCAACGTGATGATCAATTTAACAGAGGATACAAATTAGAAGGAACGAGTATTTCTTCGGTCGCCAATGAAGTCGAAGATTGCGACGACGGCTACGTTTTCGATGTAAAATCTAGCCGTTGTATCG ATGTCGACGAATGTGCCAAGAGAATAGCGACTTGCAATTTAGGCGAGCGTTGCGTGAACACGGAGGGCAGTTACCGATGTTCTCCAACCTGTCCACCCGGTTTTCGGCTGCGTAACAATTCTCGAATTGCAAACGAGGCCAAAGAATTTTGTGAAGATATTAACGAATGCTTGCTCGGTTTGCATACGTGCAACAACTTAACTCATTATTGTATCAATACGAACGGCTCCTACGTTTGCGGGACAAGAACCACTACCATCAACGCTATCGAGACGACGACTAGCAGCGCGACAACAAGAAGATTGTACGTTGGTTCGCGTTACAACAGAGTACAG aGCGCGGATCGTTACTGGTCCACTGAACCCTGCAGACTGGGATACAAGAGAGACGCGAGTACGGGTTATTGCGTTGACATAGATGAATGCGCGGTTGGTCCCGGATGTCGGGATCACGAGAGATGCATGAATACTCCAGGGGGCTACGATTGCTCGCCTCTTTGCAGTACCGGTTGGTATTTTAGCACGACGATCAAGGGCTGCCAGGACGTGGACGAGTGCTCATTAGGCAGACACGACTGTCCTCAAACTACGCATAG ATGCGTCAACACCAACGGATCCTTCGTCTGCGAGTTGATAACGCCCTGCAGCCGCGGCTACAAACGTGCCTTTAACGGCACCTGCTTGGACATCGACGAGTGCTCCGAGAACCTACATAACTGTCGGCTCAACTTACATCAGTATTGCGTGAATAAAGAAGGTGGATTCGAGTGTTTGACCAGACTGCCCTCCTGCCCGTCTGGATACAAGTATTCTTTGAGCACTCGACGATGCGAAGACATTGACGAGTGTCTTACAGGGCAATATAGCTGTAACACGACATTCTCCGAGAGATGCGTCAACCTGCCTGGTACATACAG ATGCGAAAGACCTTCTCCTCCTCGTCCACGTCAACGACCAGCTTGTCCATCCGGCTATCGATATCACCCTAATTTACGCAGATGTACAG ACATTGACGAGTGTACGGAAGGGTTGGACATGTGCGGCGACAACGAGCTTTGCTACAATCAACCAGGTGGTTACAGCTGCGCCAAGTCACCCGTCCCGATAACCAGAAAACCGTCTACGACGGCGATGCCGGTGCCGATAAACCAGAAATGTATACGCGGCACCAGGTTCGTGAGAAATCGCGGCTGCGTCGACGTCAACGAGTGTAGGGAGCTCGAGGATGCTTGCAGCAGCAACGAGGAGTGCGTCAACACCGTAGGCAGCTATACGTGCACTTGCAAGACCGGTTTCAGGCGCGATAATCTCACGCAGGCCTGCGTTGATATCAACGAGTGTCAGTTGCAG GAAAACGACTGTCTGCCAACGCAACGATGCGACAATACAATTGGCAGCTACACGTGCACGCGTTTCTTACCTTGCGGTACTGGATACACCCTCAACGCGGCGACGGAAATTTGCGAGGACGACGACGAGTGTATTCTAGGTAGCCACGACTGTGGAGCCGGCTATCAGTGCAGAAACACTTTGGGCTCTTATCGCTGCGATCGCGTTCCACGTATACCGACTCCGCAGTCGCGCACGTCGCCAATGACGACGCCGATGAGAATCgcgacgaccacgacgacgacgtcgttgACTTCAGCCGGTCTATCGTCCAACTGTCCGCGTGGCTTCGAATCCGGCTCCAGCGGCAAATGCGTAGACATAGACGAATGCCAGAGAACGCCGAATCCCTGCGCCAGGTCTATGCAAATGTGCATCAACACTCTGGGTTCATACAG ATGCGCGTCCAGGGTGATCTGCGGGCCCGGTTACACTCTGGACCCCATCTCTGGACAGTACTGCATCGACGTAGACGAATGTCGAGAGGGAACGCACGAGTGCGGCAAGGGACAGACCTGCGAGAATCGTCAAGGCGGCTATCATTGCGTCTGTCCGTCTGGTCACGCGGTCGGACCCAACAACGATTGCGTTGACATCGACGAGTGTAGCATTTACGGCAGTAGTAATATTTGCGGAATGAATAGCCGCTGCGAGAACACAGTTGGCTCTTACAAGTGCATATGCTCAGACGGCTTTGAGAACGCTGCGGGAGGAACCGGTCCCTGTCAG GATGTCGACGAGTGTCAACAAACACCGGGACTCTGTCAGCACGTGTGCCTGAACGTGTGGGGCAGTTACAGATGCGGATGCGAAGCTGGATTCAGGCTGAATGCCGACAACCGATCTTGCAGCGACATTGACGAGTGCACGGAATTCAAGGACAATCATCTCTGCATCGGCATCTGCGAGAATACGCCGGGAAGCTACGCGTGCAAGTGTCCCGAGGGATACAGGCTCGGTGTCGATGGTCGAACGTGCCAAG ACATCGACGAGTGCGCCGCCGGTCAAGTCTGCAGGCAGGCGGACGAAATGTGCCAGAACACGCGCGGGAGTTTCCGTTGTAATCGGATAAACTGTCCCTCGGGATATCATCGGGACCCCATGAAAAAGAA CCGCTGCGTACGCTCCTCGAGGTACTGCCGCGTGGAAGACCTGGCTTGCCTTCGGTCGCCCTCGCATTATTCCTACAACTTCATCACTTTCGTGAGCTTGCTGCCTATCCCGTCCAGCGGTCAACTCGAGCTGTTCACTATGAGAGGAAGCCATCAGTCCGATTCGACGATACAATTCACCATGGCATTGGTAGATGTGCGCGCACCACCGGGTATCGCGCGCGCCACAGAGTCCTGCTTCGCCCTGAAGAGACCGATGCCGTCACAGGCGGTCTTAGTGCTGACGCGTCCGATCGCGGGACCGCAGGAAATCGAACTGGATCTCAGTATGGAGATCTACCACGACGCCATGTTCGTCGGGAGCGCGGTCGCTAAGATCTTCATCTTTGTCTCGCAATACGAATTCTGA